The nucleotide window GTTATAAGTGTAATGCATCTTTACGTCTTTCactttttcaagtaaaaatattCTTTTGTAAGGTTAGAGCTCATGTAGCTTGTTTATAGAAAATTTTCCtactaattttatatttttcttattttctttataattttaagatatttttttatttatatgtttacactatttatttataaaatattaataactaAATACCTAGGGGCTTACATCCCGCACTTCAAAGCTTGTGCCTCGCTTCACGCTTctcgccttttaaaacactggtctCAAGTACTCATGATCTTGGTCATGCAATTTTAATCGTTAGGAGAGCTtgatcaaaattttaaattagtgCTTAAATATAGTGATGTTTTTTGTGAAAATAAGTTTAAACGTactttaattactttttataTTATGTAAAAATGCAGGTGACCTTCTGGGATTGCCACTGCTTCCACCATATTCGGAGATATTCAACGTCGACAAAATGCGTTTCGGAGTTAATTATGCCTCTGCTGCTGCTGGTATTCTTGATATTACCGGCTTTCACTTTGTAAGTATATATAATTAATCAACTctctcttttatatatatatatagatttacTTCACACAATTAGTCTAGTTAGAGATAAAGTTATCAATTACTACAATGTTTTTCATAAAGATAATAGTAATTGCATTACAAGTAACCTagttgtttaaatattttttacaccATTAGTCAGGGACGAAGATAGTGTTCTGGCTACAAGTTCGGCGAACCCAGTATATTTGGTTTAATCCATATATTTGTTTTGAACAATTCAttgattatttataatttttattaatttagaacccagtaattTAAAATACTTAAAATTTTGAACCCATAAGCTTGAAATTCTAGCTCCGCCTCTGCTATTAATGCATAGAAGAGGAACCTTGGAGCAATGGTCAAGTTGTCACCCCGTGACCTATCGGTCACAGGTTTGAACCGTGAAAATAGCCACTGATACTTGCAACAAGGTAGGTTGCCTACATCACACATTCTTGGGATGCGGCCCTTGCCTTGGATCCTGCAACTTTACATTGCTAGTGTATAAGAATTAAACCAGTAATGCCAATCAATAATCAAATATGTTTAACCAATGTGATTTATAAGTACATTGTGATAAttggttatttttttaaaaaaaaagtcgaATAAAAAATTAAAACCGCAAAAGGTTTTTATTTGAACTAATGATtcttgtttttcaggtggagcGAATCCCATTCAGTTATCAAATCAAAAACTTTGAAAACACGTTGGTGAGTTTGATAAAAAATATGAGTGCACCAATTGTGGAAGAGGCAATTCCCAAGTGCATTTTCTTTGTTGGGATGGGCAGCAATGACTACCTCAACAATTACATTATGCCTGCCTACTTTACTCAAGATGAATACACTCCTCAAAAGTATGCTGAATTATTGGTTCATCAATATAAAGAGCAATTGATAGTAAGATCTCTTCATTTCTTTTAATCATTCAACTTAGGCATAGGAACGAGAGTCTCGGAGTGTTGTCTCcgtatgacctataggtcacaagTTCGAGTCGTAAAAGCAGCCACTATTGCTTGCATTAGGTTATaaggctgtctacatcacaccctttgAGTTGCAGCCAGAGGCGGGACCAGAATTTGAAGTTCATGGGTTTTGAATTGACTCTAGATCCATAGCTGGTCATAGTTACTTGGTTCACAATTAAATATTCAGACACATTTAttgaattttttaataaaaatacaaagtcTAAATAAAAGTTACTGGATTCGTCCGAACCCATAACTGATGCAGTCCCTCCGCCCCTAGTTGCAACCCTTTCCAGACCTTGCATGAATACATGATGGTTTGTACAGCTGGCTGCTATTGATCAACTTAGCCAATGACGGAGTCAGGATTTTTATCGAGGGGAAtcaaaatttaaagaaataaattCATCAATAAGTCAAAGGGTGTCACTAtaaagtatatatacatatttttaaaaaattacctAAATATAGAGTGTAATTTTTCAATAAAGAGGTGTCGGTTAACACTCCTAGAgtgcatgtggctccgccactgaacTTAACCATAGGTACACACTAATCACACGTAAAAATTTATCTGCGCTCAATGTTACTATGCAGAAATTATATGATCTTGGTGCTCGGAAATTTATAATTGCTGGGATTGGACAAATGGGTTGCATCCCATTCTTGCTAGCAGAAAGTTCAAATGGTGAATGCTCAGAAATGGTGAATCAAATGGTGCACCCATTCAATGCTAAATTAAAGACAATGACCATGAAACTCAACAAGAGTGAACTGCCTGGTGGCCACTTCATTTTCCTTGACATGGAAAATATGTTCAAGGATATCTTTACCAACTACAAGTCCTATGGTATGCCTCATTTATTTCCCTCTCTGTCTTAGTAAATTCCACTTTATATATATGAAAAACATATATATTCAAGAATATCCCTTTTTTGCTAAATAAACTCCATTCCACATAAAAACGACTCTCTACAAAGGATATTTCGACTCTCGCATCTATGAAGAATGTAACAAAATGTGATATCCCGTGAACCATCGAGTCTTTGAACGTAATTTACGTCCGATGCCATTAGGCCGAGGGCATGTCTGTCTAGGCGTCACACATGCGAAAAAAATGTGAAGAACAAACTGCATCTCATATTCTTCAACTTCTTTATGACATACTTTGGGCattttaactgcttatttatacTGCACATTAAGAATCCGAAATGTtattatttaatttcttttttgaacTTATTCTTGGATCACTGCAGCCTGGCCTCCTTACCGCATGTCGCCTATGAAACTAAATTAATAAAGCAATTGTCTGAGTTTCTTGATGCTTGGTTGATTCAATCATCAAAGGTTCCATATGGTGCTCCTATTTTATCTGTATATTTGATCGTACAAAATATTTTATACTACGGCatcatttgaaagataattacaGATAACTGCTTATAACAAGTGAAACTAATAGCTTGAAAAGTAAAGCACACAATCTTTGTAGATTAGGTTACACTGATAGATAGTGTAAAATTTTTTACACGATATACATGTTAAATGCATATATGATACTCTCTATGTTTCACTTTATGTAACACATTTACTATTTGGAGAGTCAAAGAAGGTTAACTTTGATCACATTTTTtacaaatattttttaaatattatgacCGGTAGTACTTGTAAAGCTGTATTTagatatgtaaattttatttcaaaaaaattaaagttttttGTCCAAATTCACAATCAAAATTCACAGCGAAAAGTGATTgattgtgattttattttggacAGGGTTTAGTGTGACAGACCGTGGGTGTTGTGGGTCAGGGAAAAACAAAGGGGAAGTAACTTGTCTTCCAATGCAAACACCATGTCCAAACAGAGATGACTACTTATTTTGGGATGCATATCACCCCACTTCTGCTGTCAACCTTTTGCTTGGGGATATGGCTTTCTATGGAGGTCCCAATTTTACTTTTCCTATGAATATTCAGCAACTTGCTACTCTCtgaaattcaagaatatgaattaTAATGTAGTAGTCATTTTTTTCAGAAATATAATCCTGGTCTTCCTTGTTATGGATGGTTATTTATAAGGATATTTTCTGGATTCTCTTTTGGACCCTTCTCGAATATCTTGCTTTTTAACCGTCGTTATATTTTAACTGTCGTTTTAGCTATTTTCACTCATTAAGAAAAACAACAAATACAAGGTATAGTTTACTAAGTACCTATTAAATACTTTTTCAATATTGAGCAGTATTTAAAAAAACTACTATTTCTTTATTATTAAGAGTATAGTtggaaataattaataaaattagtCTTGAATTTCTAAAGTAATAATTATTTTGGACAATTTTTTGAGCTAAAAAGACATCTAAAATGAGATAGAAGAAGTAGTACTCAACGCTTTAATTACAAATTAGAATTATTAACCCCCTCTGATCTATATTATTTGGTGTTTTTGCCTTCAACACAACCCTTAAGTAACTACCTACCCCTAGGGATTAAGAAGAATTTTGATTAAATTACCGTATTAAATTTACATAAGGAAAAGCGCATATCTTGCGTGAAAGCAGTATGGCATAATATTATGTGCATATCAAATGCCTTTGAAGTAAAGGTAGAGTACCTATTGAATGTATTCATACGAAATTGTAATTTGTAATTGAGAAAGACTTCTTGGGAACGAAGGTGCAAATAAGGgtaaatttagaaaaataaacttaatatcttcttgatcaTGTAAAATGGTACTTagttggaccaaaataaaaaggtaaaaacatcaaataatatgAACCTAggtgtcacgacctggattttccATCATcgggatcatgatggcgcctaactcttgaatgttaggcaagccaacagataCGGTTCTAACACATTAATCATTAACCAAAACagtaataaatattaattaaataagggaaaatttagaaaaataaacttaatatcttcttatattttttggtaattaagtATTTTATTTACCAAGTAACAATATTTACAACTCATCTAGACTATTACAAAATTTCCTCTAGCATATCACCTACTGGACATGAAGCCCCAATTTGGTGATACCTATCATTCACTGCTTCTACCGCTTCTTCTTCTACCAATACTGTTTCATACTCTAGCTAACTTCTAGATACCAATTCAACTTAGCCATTGCTCTATCTAGATAAGGGGATTTAGTTGCCCTTATGTGTATTTCCTGGATGATAAGATGAAGTATAGTAGTGtctgttcttcttttcttctaaaAAATCACATTGTTCCTCTCTTGCCAACAGTGATAGACAGCAGCTGCTAGTGTCATCCTACATATTGTTGCCCTtgcactttttcctttggtcaccCTTGCCAGCCATGTTACTTCTTCCTTCCATGCATGCTGTGTTCTTCGTATTCCTTTCCATTTCGGCAGATCATTCCCTATCTTCCATGTTATCTCACAGTCAATGAACATGTGTTGCACTGTCTCATTTTCCTTGTTACACAAAGAACATGTCTGTTCTGCAATTACACCCCATCTTGCTAGTCTCTCTTTAGTTGTTAGCCTTTATTGAATTGCCAACCTTAGAATGAATATACACTTGGGTTGCCCCTGATTATTGCATACTAACTTCATTCATGGTACTTTTTGAAATCCTCCTTGTATGGTCTTGTATATTTTTTTGACTGAGTATTTCACCATCCTCTGAACATCCTCTTCATTAAGACCTGCCTTAGCAAAGTAATCCTTTGCCTGAAAGATCTTTTGTACCGACCATGAAGGACTCTTTGGCTTTGTACTCCAGACTGTGCGATCCTTGATATAGTAAGTATGTACCCAATGTACCCATAACTTCTCCTTCCTAGTGCAAATACTCCATAGTAGCCTGCAGATAGCAGCTTTGTTCCACAACTCCACAACAATGAAGTTCAAGCCCACTGCAATCTTAGGTGAGCATAGTTTCTCCCAGGCTATCAAAGCCTTTTTGTTGGTTCAGCATTACCTTTCTATAGAAATCTTCTACAGATAGTTTCTATGAACTGGATAACTTTCTTTGGCAATATAAAAAACCGTGCCCAAAAGGTTTATATAGCAAATTGCGCACTTTTAACTAGTACTGCTCTACCTACATATGACAAGAATTTTGTGGTCCATCTCTGAATCTTGCTTAACATCCTCTCTATTAGGGGCTCACGTTGTATAGTAGAAAACCTCTCAGTACTCAAAGGAACCCCTAGGTATCTGAAAGAGAATTCTCCCTTTGTATAGCCTAACATATCCATAATTTGTTGTTGAATCAAGTTGCTCACCCCTCCAAAATAAATGCAACTTTATTTGGATTGGAAATCAGTTCTGATGCTGCAATGAATTGCTAGAAGTGCTTGTGCAGGATCCGTACAGACTGTACATCTCCTCTACAAAATAGTAGTAAGTCATCTGCAAATCCCAGCTGAACTAAGTTAAATCTGGCACACCTTGGGTTGAATCtaaacttcttattttttttcagtGTCTTCAAAGACCTACTCAAGTATTCCATagataaaacaaacatgaaaggGGAGAGTTGATCTCCCTACCTTAAACCTTTCCTTGCATCAAATGGTGCAGTTGGTCTACCATTGATAAGCACTGAGTAGGATACAGTTATGATGCAAGCCATTATCCACCTCATAAATATTTCAGGAAAGATCAGTAGCCTCAACACTTGTTCTATGTAAATCCATTCCACAAAGTCATAAGCTTTCTGCATGTCTATTTTTAGCATACATCTTTGACATATATTCTTTCTTCCATAACCTTTGACCAATTCATGGCTCATACGTTTATTATCCGTAATCAATCTTCCAGGTACAAAAGCAGCTTGACAATTGTCTATCAAATCTTCCATCACCCCTTGCATTCTTGTAGTAATCACCTTTGAGATGATCTTGTATAAAACTGTACAACATGAAATAGGTCTGAAGTCTCTTATATTTGTTGGATTCTGAATTTTTGGTATTAATGTGATTGTTGTGCAATTGATAGCTTTACACATATATGAATTCTCAAAATTGGACTGCTGCAGTAACTTCTTCTCCCACTATGTACCATGTCTTCTTAAAAAAATAGGAGTTGTACCCATCACACCCTGGTGCCTTGCTGTCATCAATGCCCATTATAGCTTGCTTCACTTCTTCTTTGCTAACAGGTCTAATTAATTGTAATTGTTGCCTCCTACTCAGTACATGCCCATTTTGCATAATCTCTGGATTGATAACTGGTAACTGTGCTGCTGCAGTACCAAGCAGCCCCATATAGAAGCTTAGGATTTCTGCATCCACCTCAGTTAGATTCTGTAGTATATGCCTAGTACTAGTGATTAATCTGCCAATGATGTTCCTTGCTTGCCTGTTTTTCATGAAGGTATCATAGAAAGTTGTATTAGAATCTCCAAGATTAAGCCACTGTATCCTAGACTTTTGTTTCATGAAGCTTTCCTCCACCATCAACCATTTTTCCAGTTATAATTTAGTAGTTCTTTCAAGTGTAATTTGCTCATCATGTTGACCTGGGATATTCATTTGACTTTGTATATTTTCTAATCTCCCCCTAGCATCTTGTATCTTATTTTCAATTTCACTAAATTCTTCcttatttatttgcttcagtGCCCCTTTCAGCTTCTTAAGTTTGTTCCACACAGATAGCAATGTAGGTCTACCCTCTCTAGCTCCCCAAAAATGCTATACTCTCTCTTCAAAAGAACTCAAACTTGCCAAGCAGTTAAGAAATTTGAAACGTCTCCTACCTACTTGGTTGTTGGTATCAAAACTCACATTTAAAGGGCAATGATCCGAAAACCCAGAATTCATAAATATCCTCTCCATGTTTGGCCATTTTTTGTATCCATTCAGCATTAACCAGAATTTTATCAATCCTACTATGTACATGGTTATTAGTCCATGTATATTGTCTTCCCACAGTTTTCAACTCATCTACTTTAGCATCCAATAAGAACAGTTTGAACTAACTCATCTCCACCTCTTGCACATGACTGCCATTAAACCTTTCCTCACTAGTTAGGATAGTATTAAAATCACTCATTATGAGATAGGGACTACTTATATTAAGCATAGACCTCAGCAACTCCTCCCATAGATTCTTCCTATCTTGAACGGTATGCTTACCATAAACAACACAATGATAGAAACTGGTGTTTTGCTACATTATAGTTACCTTTCCCAGTATAAATTGCTCATGAGTTCTGATCAGTGCATAGTCCACCTGAGTTGAATCCCATACAATCCATATTCTGCCTCCAGGAGCTTCATTGTAATTGTCCACCCATTTCCAGTTATTTAAGGCCTTCCTTATTACAGAATCAACTTTACTTCTCTTCATTTTATGCTCTATTATGGCTATCAACACCACTTTATTTGTTCTgcaaattttttttagttttttttttatttgtacaCTTTATTCAAACCCCTTACATTCCATGCTATAAAGTTCATCATGATACAATAGCTTGTTGTAGAGTTCCTTCCCTAGCCTTCTTGTTCTGCTTCTCCTTAGCTCCTTGGGCTTTAGACAGTTGAACTATCTTTTGAGCAATATCAACTAATGCTTTGAAGGCATTAGCAATGTCCACTTCCTTCTCTCGTATCACTTCTGCACTCTTCTTTGTAGCAGATTTACCTCGAGCTACTTGCCATTGTGACTTAACTTCTGGATTGCTTTGCTGCATAGTTGGAAATTCCTCCAGCTATTCAATGAATCTACCTTGGGCATCAATTTTATCAGCTACAGGTTCAAGTATTCTAACTTTCCTCCACTCTTGTTTCTGCACTCCTTCCCCATTCCTTTGCATCATTCCATCCTGTTTCTACTTCTTTTGGTCCTTACATATATGGTCTAGTTGACAATAACTCTAACAATACTGTGTGGCTTCCAATCATAATGAACCAGCTGCTCTAACACCTTGCCTCTAGGATCATACAACTTGATCTTCTCTGGTAGTGGCCTTGTAACATCCATCTCGATTAGGACCCTAGCATATGAAATTCTTTCTGCAATTGTTGTGCAAGCATCAGCATATAATGGTTTTCTCAGTCCACTTCTAATTTTGCTTAGGGCTTGGTTACTCCAAAAATTAAGTAGCAGATTTGAAAGCTTGATCCACAAGGTGATAGTTCTCAGCACTTCTTAATTGAAATCAAAATTCTCTGACCATTACCTCATAATAACTGGCCTACTATTGATTGTATAAGGACCATTCATCATCACCCTCTCCTTCTCTTTATTAGTATTAAGCAGAATAATGAAGTAGCCATCGTTATGGAATAACACCTTAGGTTTCTGCACATTATCTCACTAATTAGTTATGAACCTTTCAATATCTCCAATTGATGGAGTATTCCCCACAACATAGAGTATTATTGCTCGATTCCACTTCTGGTTTTCCTCTGCAATGTCCTCTTCCAATAGTTGGAACTACTTCACCATCCTTCATCACTAGGGGTATGTAAGTTAGATTCATACCTTTCGCTGCCAATTTGTTCTCCTGAAGTAGTCCTGCCCATGATCGTCCCTTCTCTACTGTTGGTACTGTGCTCTTCTGTTGATTCCTTCTGGTTATCCATAGCATTGGTCCTCTGTTCCTTATTGGGGCTTGCATGCATTGTTCCATCGGTTTTCACTACACTCGAGTTGGGTTGCTATAACGATCCgaacggtcgttttgagctctagcgagTCATTCAGTAATTtaaggccatgagtagcttcacttcaggtattatgacttgtgcgcacggtcggaattgaattccggaaagttcggagttaatttggaaagagaattctcatttcggaagttttaagttgaaagaattgactaaggttggagttttgagtaaacgacctcagaatcggggtTCAAAGGTTCAAGAAAGTTTGTataatgatttcagacttgggcgtatgtctggacTGGGTTTTTGGAGGACCCAgaacgtttcagcgcctattgtggaagttagcatttggaagaatctcataagtttgggttgaagtgcattttagtgttaccaatgtccgtttgggattccgagtctgggaatagctccatatagtgattctggtattgggagcgcgatcggaagtgaattccagGTCCGTAGGTccttttggagtcatttggctaaaagataaaaatttgaaggtttttgggaagtttgacctatagttgactttttgatatcggggtcggattccaattcggAAGTTGtggtaggtccgtaatattgaatgtgacttgtgtgcaaaatttgaggtcaatcggacgtgatttgataggtttcggcatcgagtatagaaatttgaagttctaagttcattaagcttgaatcgggttgtgattcatgatttcgatgttgtttgaggtgatttcaaggctcgactaagttcgaatGAGGTATTAGGACTGATTCGTaggtttggttaaggtcccgtgggcctcgggtgtgtttcggatgctcaacaggCCGATTCTTGCCTTGTGAGGATTGCTGATTTTCTGGTGTGAGTGCAGCAGGTTATTACTCTATGAGATCACGTGAGTGGGTCTGCAATTGCATAGTGCAAGATTGGGAGGCAGCTGGTATTGGCTTATGCGATCGCAGGGGTGTATGTGCGAACGCGCAGAGGAAGAAATTGGAGGCTGCTGGTTTTGGCTTATGCGATCACAAGGGTGTGTTTGCGATCGCATTGTGCAAGAATTTGGAGGCCCTGGGATTggcttatgcgatcgcagagcATTGTTTGTGATCGCATAGAAGGTCGCCTGGGCAGTGAAGTGTTTTAAaacgggttttggctcattttttatctcaaatctttcatgggagccgattttgaaGCAACTATGGAGTGCCATTTcatcaccaagcatgaggtaagtgatttctactagttttgactaaataaaaggtttatatatggatatAGACAAGGaaatttatagaaatttggggattttgaggaagacctagaaatttgatattcttcaattttgaccacgattttgggcatgaaattgagagcaaattatatatttgggttcgtgagattataggtaaactttatcttcgaaattttttggaatccgggcacgtgggcccgagggcaattttgtcaacttttcgattgggattaggaattgttataaattggattgtaatgagtaattgaacatatattaatggatttgcataattattggctagttttggagcatttaacatcgattcgagtcttcggaagggcgtgaaatgtcggttatggatcttcggagcgaggtgagtctcttttctaaccttgtaagagggaattgtccccataggtgaaataattgattATGtgattctatttgtgggggctacatacgcacgaggtgacgagagtccatgcgtagctactattatatgtaagtccgggtagtctaggccccaaaagcatgctatacttggaatat belongs to Nicotiana tabacum cultivar K326 chromosome 6, ASM71507v2, whole genome shotgun sequence and includes:
- the LOC107777077 gene encoding GDSL esterase/lipase At1g71691-like, which encodes MASLSVSWFCMMLFLLTSSALAQTQGDDDDYDDAFTPEPSPSDDGSPAPVANDMEAPAPAPVPEAPSSGEERRALVPALFAFGDSLIDSGNNNRLFSFAKANYLPYGIDFGGPTGRFSNAYTILDQIGDLLGLPLLPPYSEIFNVDKMRFGVNYASAAAGILDITGFHFVERIPFSYQIKNFENTLVSLIKNMSAPIVEEAIPKCIFFVGMGSNDYLNNYIMPAYFTQDEYTPQKYAELLVHQYKEQLIKLYDLGARKFIIAGIGQMGCIPFLLAESSNGECSEMVNQMVHPFNAKLKTMTMKLNKSELPGGHFIFLDMENMFKDIFTNYKSYGFSVTDRGCCGSGKNKGEVTCLPMQTPCPNRDDYLFWDAYHPTSAVNLLLGDMAFYGGPNFTFPMNIQQLATL
- the LOC142181689 gene encoding uncharacterized protein LOC142181689, with protein sequence MKRSKVDSVIRKALNNWKWVDNYNEAPGGRIWIVWDSTQVDYALIRTHEQFILGKESFMKQKSRIQWLNLGDSNTTFYDTFMKNRQARNIIGRLITSTRHILQNLTEVDAEILSFYMGLLGTAAAQLPVINPEIMQNGHVLSRRQQLQLIRPVSKEEVKQAIMGIDDSKAPGCDGYNSYFFKKTWYIVGEEVTAAVQF